The following proteins are encoded in a genomic region of Actinomadura sp. NAK00032:
- a CDS encoding M15 family metallopeptidase: protein MPGRGPISSATILAALLGVALAATGCGRGDDSGESPSATPPTASGAPSPSAAPTNQAFQAAVKKVTAGDLKSSWRKGCPVAPSGLRMIEMTYWGMDDKPHTGGRLVVNAKAADDLVSVFKKLYGMRYPIERMEPVDKYGGSDFDSIEANNTSAFNCRNATGSSSFSQHAYGLAVDINPCQNPYVYADGRTAHKDCAKYKNRELDAPGMIHAGDKVVKAFASIGWGWGGEWSGARDYQHFSSSGR from the coding sequence ATGCCAGGTAGAGGGCCGATTTCCAGCGCGACCATCCTCGCCGCACTGCTCGGGGTGGCGCTCGCGGCGACCGGATGTGGCCGCGGCGACGACTCCGGCGAGTCACCGTCCGCCACGCCGCCCACCGCGTCCGGCGCGCCGTCGCCGTCGGCGGCCCCGACGAACCAGGCCTTCCAGGCCGCGGTCAAGAAGGTGACCGCCGGCGACCTGAAGTCGTCCTGGCGCAAGGGCTGCCCCGTGGCGCCGTCCGGGCTGCGGATGATCGAGATGACGTACTGGGGCATGGACGACAAGCCGCACACCGGCGGGCGCCTCGTCGTCAACGCCAAGGCGGCGGACGACCTCGTCTCCGTCTTCAAGAAGCTGTACGGCATGCGCTACCCGATCGAGCGCATGGAGCCGGTCGACAAGTACGGCGGCAGCGACTTCGACTCGATCGAGGCCAACAACACCTCCGCGTTCAACTGCCGCAACGCGACCGGGTCCAGCTCGTTCTCCCAGCACGCGTACGGCCTCGCCGTCGACATCAACCCCTGCCAGAACCCCTACGTCTACGCGGACGGGCGCACCGCCCACAAGGACTGCGCGAAGTACAAGAACCGCGAGCTGGACGCACCGGGCATGATCCACGCAGGCGACAAGGTCGTGAAGGCGTTCGCGTCGATCGGCTGGGGCTGGGGCGGCGAATGGAGCGGCGCCAGGGACTACCAGCACTTCAGCAGCTCGGGCCGGTGA
- a CDS encoding MarR family winged helix-turn-helix transcriptional regulator — translation MSEPRWLDAAQQRDWRAYVDGSVRLTEIMDRDLKTKHGLSVSEYEILVRLSEAPERRLRMAELAENASQSRSRLSHTCSRLEGKGLVKRDSCPNDKRGVFAHLTDDGYAALERAARDHVETVRTFFVDVVDPADLEAVGRAFSLVLKRLGPV, via the coding sequence ATGAGCGAACCTCGCTGGCTCGATGCCGCCCAGCAGCGCGATTGGCGGGCATACGTGGACGGCAGTGTCCGGCTCACCGAGATCATGGACCGGGACCTCAAGACCAAGCACGGCCTGTCGGTGTCGGAGTACGAGATCCTCGTCCGGCTGTCGGAGGCCCCCGAGCGGCGGCTGCGGATGGCCGAGCTCGCCGAGAACGCCAGCCAGTCGCGCAGCCGGCTGTCGCACACCTGCTCCCGCCTGGAGGGCAAGGGCCTGGTCAAGCGCGACAGCTGCCCCAACGACAAGCGCGGCGTCTTCGCGCACCTCACCGACGACGGCTACGCGGCGCTCGAACGCGCCGCCCGCGACCATGTCGAGACCGTCCGGACGTTCTTCGTCGACGTGGTCGACCCGGCCGACCTGGAGGCCGTCGGGCGCGCGTTCAGCCTCGTCCTGAAGCGCCTCGGCCCCGTCTGA
- a CDS encoding pirin family protein codes for MPAVMADPLTLPRLPLLPQADTDWRRVAKVVTAKRHLEGEGFQVRRPFPGIDLSLADPFLLLDHMGAVEYAPGEAKGTPWHPHRGFETVTYIIDGAFQHQDTTGGGGLISDGATQWMTAASGIQHIEQPPPEMVDKGGLFHGVQLWVNLPRSQKWVAPRYQDIEARDVKLLAADDGSSLVRVIAGSVAGHDGPGVTYTPINYLHATVAPGAKLALPWPRDFNALVYVLSGRGTVGVEEVGLDEGQLAVFAGSHHKGTGDGLVVRAADTQPLASANGWEILVLGGLPIREPVARYGPFVMNTRDEIVQAFEDFQAGRMGTVPAQKVPHRSDADESLA; via the coding sequence ATGCCCGCCGTGATGGCCGACCCGCTGACCCTGCCCCGCCTCCCGCTGCTGCCGCAGGCGGACACCGACTGGCGGCGCGTCGCCAAGGTCGTGACCGCCAAGCGCCACCTCGAAGGCGAGGGGTTCCAGGTCAGGCGCCCCTTCCCGGGCATCGACCTGTCCCTGGCCGACCCGTTCCTGCTCCTCGACCACATGGGCGCCGTCGAGTACGCGCCCGGCGAGGCGAAGGGTACGCCGTGGCACCCGCACCGCGGCTTCGAGACGGTCACCTACATCATCGACGGCGCGTTCCAGCACCAGGACACCACCGGCGGGGGCGGCCTCATCTCGGACGGCGCCACGCAGTGGATGACCGCCGCGTCCGGGATCCAGCACATCGAGCAGCCGCCGCCCGAGATGGTCGACAAGGGCGGGCTGTTCCACGGCGTCCAGCTGTGGGTGAACCTGCCGCGCTCCCAGAAGTGGGTCGCGCCGCGCTACCAGGACATCGAGGCCCGCGACGTCAAGCTGCTGGCCGCCGACGACGGCTCGTCCCTCGTGCGCGTCATCGCCGGATCGGTCGCCGGACACGACGGCCCCGGCGTCACCTACACGCCGATCAACTACCTGCACGCGACGGTCGCGCCGGGCGCCAAGCTGGCGCTGCCGTGGCCGCGGGATTTCAACGCGCTCGTGTACGTGCTCTCCGGGCGCGGTACGGTCGGCGTGGAGGAGGTCGGGTTGGACGAGGGCCAGCTGGCCGTGTTCGCCGGCTCCCACCACAAGGGCACCGGTGACGGGCTGGTCGTCCGCGCGGCCGACACCCAGCCGCTCGCCAGCGCGAACGGGTGGGAGATCCTGGTCCTCGGCGGGCTGCCGATCCGCGAGCCGGTCGCCCGGTACGGGCCGTTCGTGATGAACACCCGTGACGAGATCGTCCAGGCCTTCGAGGACTTCCAGGCCGGACGGATGGGCACCGTCCCCGCGCAGAAGGTGCCGCACCGGTCCGACGCCGACGAGTCGCTCGCCTGA
- a CDS encoding ATP-binding protein, with protein sequence MDPVRNPYAPGAGQRPPELAGRDRELKQFEVVLERVARGRPERSMIVTGLRGVGKTVLLNAFRSMAIQRLWGTGKIEARPDQSIRRPVASALHRAVRELAPRHRAPDRIEEFLGVLKAFAQSGPEPSGKSQARAHRWQPGIDVPAARGRADSGDLEIDLTELFVDAASVATDVGVGIALFVDEMQDIPADDVSALCAACHELSQVGGPLIVVGAGLPHLPAVLSASKSYSERLFRYARIDRLDRESADHALMAPAEREDVTFTEDALDALYGAADGYPYFVQAYAKVVWDVAPDTPITADDIKVAAPEAESELAVGFFGSRYERATPAERDYMRAMAMLGDDPVPTASVADELGRKPSSLSPARDGLIKKGLIYSAERGMVAFTVPHFGKFLRSQPA encoded by the coding sequence GTGGACCCCGTGCGCAACCCCTATGCCCCGGGCGCCGGGCAGCGCCCTCCCGAGCTGGCCGGCCGCGACCGCGAGCTCAAGCAGTTCGAGGTGGTGCTCGAACGCGTGGCCCGCGGCCGCCCCGAACGCAGCATGATCGTCACCGGGCTGCGCGGCGTGGGCAAGACCGTGCTGCTCAACGCCTTCCGCTCGATGGCCATCCAGCGGCTGTGGGGGACGGGCAAGATCGAGGCCCGGCCCGACCAGTCGATCCGGCGCCCGGTCGCCTCCGCGCTGCACCGGGCCGTCCGCGAGCTGGCGCCCCGGCACCGCGCGCCCGACCGCATCGAGGAGTTCCTCGGCGTGCTGAAGGCGTTCGCGCAGTCGGGGCCCGAGCCGTCCGGCAAGTCCCAGGCCCGCGCGCACCGCTGGCAGCCCGGCATCGACGTGCCCGCCGCGCGCGGCCGCGCCGACTCCGGCGACCTGGAGATCGACCTCACCGAGCTGTTCGTGGACGCCGCGTCCGTCGCGACCGACGTCGGCGTCGGGATCGCCCTGTTCGTCGACGAGATGCAGGACATCCCCGCCGACGACGTCTCCGCCCTGTGCGCCGCGTGCCACGAGCTGTCGCAGGTCGGCGGGCCGCTGATCGTGGTCGGCGCGGGGCTGCCGCACCTGCCGGCCGTCCTGTCGGCCAGCAAGTCCTACTCCGAGCGGCTGTTCCGGTACGCGCGGATCGACCGGCTCGACCGGGAGTCCGCCGACCACGCCCTGATGGCCCCGGCCGAACGCGAGGACGTCACCTTCACCGAGGACGCCCTCGACGCGCTGTACGGCGCGGCCGACGGCTACCCCTACTTCGTCCAGGCCTACGCGAAGGTCGTCTGGGACGTCGCCCCCGACACCCCGATCACGGCGGACGACATCAAGGTCGCCGCCCCCGAGGCGGAGAGCGAACTCGCGGTCGGCTTCTTCGGCAGCCGCTACGAGCGCGCCACCCCCGCCGAGCGCGACTACATGCGCGCGATGGCCATGCTCGGCGACGATCCGGTGCCCACGGCCTCGGTCGCCGACGAGCTGGGCCGCAAACCGTCCAGCCTGTCGCCCGCCCGCGACGGACTCATCAAGAAGGGCCTCATCTACAGCGCCGAACGCGGCATGGTCGCCTTCACGGTCCCGCACTTCGGCAAGTTCCTCCGCTCCCAACCCGCCTGA
- a CDS encoding dihydrofolate reductase family protein, translated as MALIRLYMTMSLDGYVAGPQDGLDAPMGIGGFRLFNWLDRRDDPGPSGQVYQEVLATRAVIAGRRTYEHAGRWQGDHHDGVPVFVLTHDVPDDPPPGSVRYVTDAAECAAQARAAAGDADVMVHGAGAAQALLRARQLDELELHVVPVLLGQGRRLFDGLPPEHIELTPVRRLTTPQEEDPTKHVLHLRYRIHHP; from the coding sequence ATGGCGCTGATCCGGCTGTACATGACCATGTCCCTGGACGGTTACGTCGCCGGGCCGCAGGACGGCCTGGACGCGCCCATGGGCATCGGCGGGTTCCGGCTCTTCAACTGGCTCGACCGGCGCGACGACCCGGGGCCCAGCGGGCAGGTGTACCAGGAGGTGCTGGCCACCCGCGCCGTCATCGCCGGCCGCCGCACCTACGAGCACGCGGGCCGCTGGCAGGGCGACCACCACGACGGCGTCCCCGTCTTCGTCCTGACCCACGACGTCCCGGACGACCCGCCGCCGGGCAGCGTCCGCTACGTAACCGATGCCGCCGAGTGCGCCGCCCAGGCCCGCGCAGCGGCCGGGGACGCCGACGTAATGGTGCACGGTGCCGGAGCGGCGCAGGCGCTGCTGCGCGCGCGCCAGCTCGACGAACTGGAACTGCACGTCGTCCCAGTCCTCCTCGGCCAGGGCCGCCGCCTGTTCGACGGCCTCCCGCCCGAACACATCGAACTCACCCCGGTCCGCCGCTTGACCACGCCCCAGGAGGAAGACCCCACAAAGCACGTCCTGCACCTGCGCTACCGCATCCACCACCCCTAA
- a CDS encoding dihydrofolate reductase family protein, which yields MSKTVLYMSMSVDGFIAGPNVAPGNGLGDDGHRLHEWFAGHMADVDREVMDEVLATGAVVVGRRTFELAGGWGGDHHDGVPIFVLSRRRPAPEPRWPGVTHVSDVTAAMTMARDAAGDRDVLVHGARTARLALAAGVLDELQIHLVPVLIGQGEPLFADMPPDHIELELLRSADGAGVTHLRYRVRTEG from the coding sequence GTGAGTAAGACCGTGCTGTACATGTCAATGTCGGTGGACGGCTTCATCGCCGGGCCCAACGTGGCGCCGGGCAACGGCCTCGGCGACGACGGGCATCGGCTGCACGAGTGGTTCGCCGGCCACATGGCGGACGTGGACCGCGAGGTCATGGACGAGGTCCTGGCCACCGGGGCGGTCGTCGTCGGCCGGCGGACGTTCGAGCTCGCCGGCGGCTGGGGCGGCGACCACCACGACGGCGTGCCGATCTTCGTCCTGAGCCGCCGTCGGCCCGCCCCGGAACCGCGGTGGCCCGGGGTCACCCATGTGAGCGACGTGACGGCCGCGATGACCATGGCCAGGGACGCGGCCGGCGACAGGGACGTCCTGGTCCACGGGGCCCGCACCGCTCGGCTGGCACTCGCCGCCGGCGTCCTCGACGAGCTGCAGATCCACCTGGTCCCGGTCCTGATCGGCCAGGGTGAACCGCTCTTCGCGGACATGCCGCCCGACCACATCGAACTCGAACTGCTCCGGAGCGCGGACGGGGCGGGCGTGACGCACCTGCGCTACCGCGTGCGGACGGAGGGCTGA